From a single Cydia amplana chromosome 10, ilCydAmpl1.1, whole genome shotgun sequence genomic region:
- the LOC134651621 gene encoding uncharacterized protein LOC134651621, whose protein sequence is MSSNILGSLTAFDHNSQEWEIFKSRLVQYIKLNGVTEANKCALLLTHLSDETFRLVRNLVHPKKVEDSKFEELVAVLDKQLAPKRCIFVERAKFYEATRDVAENIEQWAARVSGLAVRCEFGASLDELLRDRFVLGLSVGPERDRLFEQDATLTFAKAVEVAQKAAYARSARTTSVPAAVVQVKQEPMYRVGTSRPGTGGSSDSRRCSVCGLKSHDASKCKYKNYRCQGCGQKGHLKKVCSAEKAKQCRVNCIQADLDGSAEVSQSAEGCKECELFNLRFQN, encoded by the coding sequence ATGTCGAGTAATATCCTCGGAAGTTTAACCGCGTTTGACCACAATTCCCAGGAATGGGAGATTTTTAAAAGCAGATTAGTACAATATATTAAGTTAAATGGGGTGACGGAGGCAAATAAGTGTGCCTTGCTTTTAACTCACTTAAGTGACGAGACATTCCGACTGGTGAGGAACTTAGTGCATCCGAAGAAGGTCGAGGATTCTAAGTTCGAGGAGCTAGTAGCAGTGTTAGATAAACAATTAGCGCCAAAACGTTGTATTTTCGTCGAACGGGCGAAATTTTATGAGGCGACGCGTGACGTTGCAGAAAACATCGAACAATGGGCGGCTCGAGTAAGTGGACTTGCAGTACGATGCGAGTTTGGAGCCTCCTTGGATGAGCTGCTTAGGGACAGATTCGTGCTGGGGCTGAGCGTAGGCCCAGAGCGCGACCGGCTGTTCGAGCAGGATGCCACGTTGACGTTCGCGAAGGCCGTGGAAGTGGCCCAGAAGGCTGCGTATGCCAGGAGCGCACGTACTACGTCTGTTCCAGCTGCCGTCGTGCAAGTCAAGCAGGAGCCGATGTACCGGGTTGGTACAAGTCGCCCTGGTACCGGGGGGTCCTCGGACTCTCGACGCTGCTCCGTGTGCGGCCTTAAGAGCCACGACGccagtaaatgtaaatacaagaACTACCGCTGCCAGGGGTGTGGACAAAAAGGGCATCTAAAAAAGGTGTGCAGCGCTGAGAAGGCAAAACAGTGTCGTGTTAACTGCATTCAAGCTGACCTCGACGGATCAGCTGAGGTCTCTCAGAGTGCTGAAGGTTGCAAGGAGTGCGAGCTATTTAATTTAAGGTTTCAAAATTAA